A window of the Halostagnicola kamekurae genome harbors these coding sequences:
- a CDS encoding universal stress protein produces MTIVAAIDGENGSSSVLSEAQTLAERFGEPLEVLLVYEADDHAYLVNQYLNERDTLSDDRAQELAEEVVADVAADAIDEYEPVGRVGDPAEEILDRAAAVDARYIVIGGRPRSPVGKALFGSVTQSVLLDADRPVVTVMVEP; encoded by the coding sequence ATGACTATCGTGGCAGCCATCGACGGGGAAAACGGCTCGAGTAGCGTCCTCTCGGAAGCCCAGACGCTCGCCGAACGGTTCGGCGAACCGCTCGAGGTGCTCCTCGTCTACGAGGCGGACGACCACGCGTATCTCGTCAATCAATATCTAAACGAGCGAGACACGCTTTCGGACGACAGAGCGCAGGAACTCGCCGAGGAAGTCGTCGCCGACGTCGCGGCGGATGCGATCGACGAGTACGAACCGGTCGGGCGCGTGGGAGATCCCGCAGAAGAGATCCTCGATCGAGCAGCGGCCGTCGATGCCAGATACATCGTTATCGGCGGCAGACCGCGATCGCCAGTCGGGAAAGCGCTGTTCGGGAGCGTCACCCAGTCCGTCTTGCTCGATGCCGATCGTCCGGTCGTCACCGTGATGGTCGAGCCCTGA
- a CDS encoding zinc-dependent alcohol dehydrogenase encodes MRGLAKTSREHGHMELVERERPDPGPGEALIEVDYAGLCGSDAGIYEFESAFERMELPTIIGHEYTGTVVETADGVTEFQVGDRVVERPIRGCGECYQCKMGEENVCQNAVITGVDHDGAYAGYIAVPETALQHVQDGVDPKHAALVEPTSIGARAVIQNSRVGAGDRVLVAGPGPIGLLTAQIADSQGGDVVVAGVGSDTSYRLPLAEELGFPTLNVEADDLAGVREELTDGAGYDVVFDTTGHPSGLPMAVEEVRKGGQIVMIGQTGETTMAYSPLVRSEIDLQCSYASTWEDFERSLRLIESGDVDLETFLDDRYSLLEADEAFESFVAGETCKPVFDVSALRA; translated from the coding sequence ATGCGTGGACTTGCGAAAACGAGCCGAGAGCACGGCCACATGGAACTCGTCGAACGGGAGCGTCCCGATCCGGGGCCAGGCGAGGCGCTGATCGAAGTCGATTACGCGGGTCTCTGTGGCAGCGACGCGGGGATCTACGAGTTCGAGTCTGCGTTCGAACGGATGGAACTGCCGACGATCATCGGTCACGAGTACACCGGAACCGTCGTCGAAACCGCCGACGGCGTCACCGAATTCCAGGTGGGCGATCGGGTCGTCGAACGCCCGATCCGAGGCTGTGGCGAGTGTTACCAGTGCAAGATGGGCGAGGAGAACGTCTGTCAGAACGCGGTCATCACCGGCGTCGATCACGACGGAGCCTACGCCGGCTACATCGCGGTTCCGGAGACGGCGCTACAGCACGTTCAGGACGGCGTCGACCCGAAACACGCCGCGCTGGTCGAACCGACGAGCATCGGCGCCAGAGCGGTCATCCAGAACTCTCGCGTCGGCGCGGGCGATCGCGTGCTCGTTGCCGGCCCCGGTCCGATCGGCCTGCTGACGGCACAGATCGCAGACTCGCAGGGCGGGGACGTCGTCGTCGCCGGCGTCGGCAGCGACACGAGTTATCGCCTTCCACTCGCCGAGGAACTCGGCTTCCCGACGCTCAACGTCGAAGCCGACGATCTCGCTGGCGTTCGCGAGGAGTTGACCGACGGCGCGGGCTACGACGTCGTCTTCGATACGACGGGCCACCCTTCCGGTCTGCCGATGGCGGTCGAGGAAGTCCGCAAGGGCGGCCAGATCGTCATGATCGGCCAGACCGGCGAGACCACGATGGCGTACTCGCCGCTGGTTCGTTCCGAGATCGATCTGCAGTGTTCGTACGCCTCGACCTGGGAGGATTTCGAGCGCTCGCTGCGACTCATCGAATCCGGCGACGTCGACCTCGAGACGTTCCTCGACGACCGGTATTCACTGCTCGAGGCCGACGAGGCCTTCGAGTCGTTCGTCGCGGGCGAGACCTGCAAACCGGTCTTCGACGTGAGCGCGCTCAGAGCGTGA
- the gfo6 gene encoding D-xylose 1-dehydrogenase Gfo6, with product METNTVLGRFEERDWETGVDGTLRFALVGLGWWTVDVVLPAIEQTSHCETTVLVSSTQEKADRLADEHDIERGLTYDDFHDGAGVDAYDAVYVGTPNAFHLEYVETAAELGKAVLCEKPLEATVERAERLVEAAEAADIPLMTAYRMHTEPAVRRAKELIDDGFIGEPTHVYGNNTQPILEMNPDPDQWRLDSDVTGYGTSVMDLGIYPINTARFLLERDPIDVTARMSSSADAFDDVPDQNATFTLTLEGDLPLVCTTSQHAQTDTQLKIIGTEGSIELAPAFHGEATLHLSSGSLRAEIEDVDYGAVEEMREEFDYFADRVLGDAPILPDGRHGLADMRTIRAVHRAAERDERVEIE from the coding sequence ATGGAAACCAATACCGTGCTTGGCCGGTTCGAAGAACGCGACTGGGAGACCGGGGTCGACGGCACCCTTCGATTTGCGCTCGTCGGACTCGGCTGGTGGACGGTCGATGTCGTTCTCCCCGCCATCGAGCAGACGTCCCACTGCGAAACGACCGTCCTCGTCAGTTCGACACAGGAGAAAGCAGACCGTCTGGCCGACGAACACGATATCGAACGGGGGCTCACCTACGACGACTTCCACGACGGGGCCGGCGTTGACGCCTACGACGCGGTCTACGTCGGGACCCCCAACGCGTTCCACCTCGAGTACGTCGAGACCGCCGCCGAACTCGGGAAGGCCGTCCTCTGTGAGAAACCCCTCGAGGCCACCGTCGAACGAGCCGAGCGACTCGTCGAGGCGGCCGAAGCGGCCGACATTCCGCTGATGACGGCCTACCGGATGCACACCGAGCCGGCCGTCCGCAGAGCGAAGGAACTCATCGACGACGGCTTCATCGGGGAGCCGACCCACGTCTACGGGAACAACACCCAGCCGATCCTCGAGATGAACCCCGATCCGGACCAGTGGCGGCTCGATTCCGACGTCACCGGCTACGGAACGTCGGTGATGGATCTGGGAATTTACCCGATCAACACGGCCCGATTCCTGCTCGAGCGCGATCCGATCGACGTCACCGCCCGGATGTCCTCGTCTGCGGACGCTTTCGACGACGTCCCCGACCAGAACGCGACGTTCACGCTCACGCTCGAGGGCGATCTGCCGCTGGTCTGTACGACGAGCCAGCACGCACAGACGGATACGCAGCTCAAGATCATCGGTACCGAGGGATCGATCGAACTCGCACCGGCCTTCCACGGCGAGGCGACGCTTCACCTCTCGTCGGGCAGCCTCCGCGCCGAGATCGAGGACGTCGACTACGGCGCCGTCGAGGAGATGCGCGAGGAGTTCGATTACTTCGCCGACCGCGTCCTCGGCGACGCGCCGATCCTCCCGGACGGTCGACACGGACTCGCGGACATGCGGACGATTCGGGCCGTCCATCGGGCGGCCGAACGCGACGAACGAGTCGAGATCGAGTAA